ACAGACCCAATGACTTTTCCAATCCCCCCACATAAAGAGCTAATTTTCTTACAAATCCAAGAGGCTTGTTCCCTCATCTCAGAACTGACCTTTGTGCTTGATGGGAGGGGGTGGCCAGGAGGTCTTTGGTGTGTCAGTTCAAGGAAGATGGTCAGGAAAAAGCTGACACAGATGAGGCATCTTCACTCAGACATGATCTCACCTCTGGCCTGGGTCTGTTGTTCACATCCATAAGGTCTGAGCCTGATCTCCAAATTCTTGCTCTTTTGCATCTGCAGGTATCCCttctcttgagagagagggactaTCCTGAAGGGTGAGGAAGGCTCTGAATGTGTCATTGAGGCCTACACAATTCAGGATTGTCCAAGATCTGGGATTGGCATCTTGCCTAGAGAGGGGCCAGTTGCATGCCTCCCTTTACCCTCCTCATCCAGTTATAGATGACTAAAAGCTAAACATACTAGAGTGCTGGGTCTGTCTGTTTGCTATGTTGGCTCAAGGTGGggtttttctttcctataaacATCCAGAAGATCCCAAAAACTGAGGCCAAAGAAAGATCCTTAGTACTGATCATCTTAAAAAAGTAGCAGATATGAGAGAGGGGTTGGTGGAGCAAGGTCCCAATCCTGGTCCCTTTTGGTACTGGCTTTAACCTTGAGACAGGAGAGACTTACTTATAGTTCCATAACAAATTAAAGGGTCCACAGACATGAGACTTACAGTCTCCAGAATAGTCAGAGGCCAAGACAGGCTAGGGTAGAACTGAGAATCTAACATAGTGGTTCAAAATGGAACTACTGGATTCAGATTATCTGAGTTTGAATCTCAGTTCTGCAACTTACTAACAATGTAACACTgagataataatactaataattaaTACTTAACATTAAATTAATCAACCACTCTATAGCTTCAATTTTTctcctataaaatgaggataataatagcatctacttCATAAAGTTGTAGTAAAGTTATAACAAAGATTAGGTGACACTGTGCTTTCGGAATGCTTGGAACAAAGTGTGCAGTAAATATTAGCTGATAGGGCTACAGTGGGATGAGGTTGGAATGAGATGAAAAGTATGGGAAGCTCCCTGTCCCTCTGGAGACCTAGGTGGAGGAAGGTTGGGGAGAGGCTGAGTTAATGGGCATCAGTCTGTATGTGGGAACCTGGAGATGCTCTGGATTGTATCTGCAGGTACAGTGGAGGGCAAGAGTGAGGATtggagctgagaaaaagattacTTGAACATCTGCACATGGGACATCAGCATTAGTTAGTCAAAATCCCTatctccctgccctttccaccCACATAGAGAACATGCAGTTCCAGCACTTACCTTCAGGCAAAATCTCTAATGACATTTTACAAACTGTATAGGGAACACTGAGATTTGTCCCTATGGCATTTGGTATTGCAGAACAAAGCCTCTTCATTCTGGTATTTGGACAACTCATAGCTTGTCAGTTGCCACCTCCCCCAAGTCCACACAAAGTTTCCTGTCAGAATTTCCTCATAGAAGAGAGCCCTACTTAGAAAATAACCCTGCTTGTGCAACAACAGAAAAATCAGCTACCAGTCCTATCCCTTAACTAGGAATGGATAACCAAGAATCCTTAGGCAAATTAAAAGAAACTGCAGCATGAcagaaaaagactaaaataaacaaaacaactgaTCCCAGAACAATTTgggaattttggaaacaaaagagaatttcagaaagaaaatactaatacTCTCagcaaaattcaaaaagatatagcATGAATAAAACAAGTACTAGATGCCACAAAACAGGAAcaatcagagaaaagaaagactccttagaaatgagaaaaataagttgttgaaatttaaaaaaaattagcagaagGAATGGGAAATAAAGTTGAGGAAATTTCCCAGAAtgtagaggaaaacaaaaacaaaaacaacaaaacaaaacaacaaagaaacacaagGTATGAGAGAAATTTTAAGAGTCTATCTCAGTGAACCCAGGAAATGGTTAATCCAACCAAAGTGATTATTGCAGCCTCCTCATTGGTCCTCCTGCTACCCCCTTTGTCATCTTCCCATTCACCTCCCCACACCAGTATATACTCCAAGTAGCCTGAGGGATCCTTATGAAACTAAGTCAGAtcctttcccatttcttctcaAAACTCTCCTGTGGATCCCACTGTGGCTTACAGGGTCCTATAAGATTAAGCCCTGTTATCTATCTGACCTCATCCTGTCATttccccctctgccttcctccactACTCTAGCAACACTGACCTTTATGCTCTTTAAAATGGcaggtgggagaaaaaaaatgctaggcACAGGCCTGCTCTAGGGCCTTTACACAGACTGTTCTTTCTGTGTGAAATGTTCTTtcccaagacacacacacacttgactaGCTTTCTCATGTCATGCAAGTCTTTGCTCACATTCTACCTTTTCAGTgagtctttctctgaccaacctatttatttttttaatttttattcatttttgagaaagagagagagacagagacagagagagcatgagcaggggagggggagagagagagagggagacacagaatctgaagcaggctccaagctccgagatgtcagcacagagcccgacctggggctcgaacccatgaactgagatcatgacctgagctggagtcagacgcttaacctactgagccacccaggcacccctgaccaaCCTATTTAAAACTACAATAACCTCCCACCCTCACTGGAATTCCCCATTTCTTTTACCCTGATTTATTTGTCCTCATAGCACTTACCACATTTTAACttgtatattttactatttatctgattattttctctctttccctcactagAATATCTGCTCCAGAAGGGCAAGGATGTCTGTCTTCTTCACTGTTGTATCTTCAGCTTCTAGAACAGTGCGTGGCACATAGTAGAtagtcaataaataattgttgaatgaatgaatatgataAAGGCAAatgattcaaagaaaaaagaaaggctattagaaactctgtgtgtgtgtgtgtgtgtgtgtgtgtgtgtcactgctTGAGAAAATCATGGTCCaaatgtaaagcaaaataaaatataacatgatTATAAGCAGCTGATAGAATATAAAAGAGACTCTCTTTGACCTTGATGGTAGAAACATTCTCCTTTGAAAGGCCCAAAGATTGTGTTGTTGGACTTGTAGAGAAGGAAGTGTTTTCCTGGCTCACTACTTGCCtgggttttgaaaaatatttacatagtcaTAATCGTGTAGATGCTATTTACTGGTTTTCAGTTTTTAGAGCCAACTTggagacaaaacaaagaagaccTGGTTGTGGTTGCAGAACACAATGTAAATGTTGATAACCTGAACAATGTAAAGGAAAGATGAAACATGGGTCATTGAATGGGCAAGGGGAGGGTAGTGACCCTAATATCCTTGTCCTAAAAAGTGGGCAATTGAAATtatctgtcaaaaatgaatgaaacaaggaatggaggtttgtttttttcaagtaacaaaattaaccaagaacaaaaaaaggaGTATCAGTGTTCAACAATGGTGGGGAGTGAAGGGCAAAGTGAGGCAGTATAAGCATTTAAACAAAATCTTCATTGACATACCAGGGAGACAATAGGATATTGTCTAAATTTTATAAACGAAAAAAACAGCTATATACGCATTATCTAGAGTTGTAAAGGGAACTACCAGCAGaacgacaacaaaaacaaaaacccttttaAGGTTGTTTGGAGGGAGTGGGATGGAGATGGGGAGGGTCAAGGCAAGGGACTATGGTTTTTATCATATGCTTtcctgtattttaataaaaataaaattataaatactttatGTTGATCTCAcagcaaaaaataattatatatcccATGATATTTTATGATAGTATCAAAATGGGTATGTAAATATCCAATTAGATTCATATCCACAGAAGATAATCATAGTGTAATGTACCTCACATGTGTTTATGAAAAGGGTTGGAAAGAATATTCTGGCACTTAAAACATTGGAAGTAGTACAGCATACTGGTGAAAGCTCTAGTATTTGGCATTGTACTGACCTGGGGTCAAGTCCTCTCTCTGCCATTCACTAGTTGTTAGTTGCTTTCACATGGGAAAATTACTTCCCTCACCCCCaattttttcacctgtaaaatgaggctaatgCTCATTTTACATAGAAATGAAAGCTCCTCAAAAGCAAGGACTACCTCTAGAGAGGTGCTTAATACATAGTTGGTGCTTATTGACTGTTGAATGACCTGAATCTGCCTCAAAGATGTGTGCTGAGGAAGGACTCAAGAGCAGAGGAGAAGGCATGTTAGTCTAAAAGTGAGTAgccggtttcctcatctatgggAAATTTGCCTCTGGTTTAACAAAATGAAGCCATTTTGATTGTGGAAAGATAGCTCTCCAAGCTtagaacattacaaaataaattaaattaccCTGcacataaaaggaagaaaaaatgagattCCATTAGCAGCTCAAGAGAGAGGACATAGGAACCTGGAAACTGGAAATAGGAGTACCTCCACATGTTCATGGACAGAAAAGGCCCAACAACAATGAGGAGTAGGGGCCCAGGAGAAGGGATGTTTAGTAGGCCTTTCCCAGTGATGGGAATGGctaaaaaatatgaagaacagGAAAGTCTGATATCAAATTTTAAGCTAATTGCTATGCTGTGCAGACTTAGATGACTAAAAAAGTGATAGGTAGCTTTGGAAAGAAACCTTTGCCACTCACTTCTAGCCTTATCTCTGAAAAATTCGGAGGTACTTACTTTGTATAGTTTGGTGGAAGGGAAATATGTTAGGAGAGGATTGGTGATAAGGATATTCTGGGCTTTACATTTAAGCTTCAGTGGTCTAAAATCTTAGATGTTCCAGAATTAGGCAGTTTTATCCCTGACCTTCTACACTAAGCAATCTTTAGCCTGCCTTTCCTTATCTCCTTAACAGAGCTCCCTGGTGATAACTCAGCCTTTCATCTTTGTTCTCAGTTGATGTGTAGAACCTATATTATCTCAGGTATTTGCCTGCTGATGTACAGATGCTGAAACTTGTCTGGGACCCAGTGACCTTGGTTCTTCAGATTTTATGGGTAGATGCTAAAGATCAAAAGATTCCAAGAGTTCACAAGGAGAAGATGGAAGGAAATCTCTCTGGTCAAGGGTGAAGATTGTgaatgaatttgttttttctctcctgatAAGATTTCTTCCTGTCCTCTGATCCCCAGGTCATAAGATAAGGGTGGTTATGGTACTATGTTAGAGAGATGGTGGTATTGAGAAGGGACTGGGGAAGTTTGGCTTTAAACATCTTTGGGAATGCCTTCCTGATGGACTTGGACTGAGATTTTGCTTGAGTCCCTTGAATCCAATATCTCCTAAGGTTTTGACTCTGTATTCCTTTAAAGTTACTCCAGAATCCCAAAGGCCACAACCGGGACTTAAAATGTTGTGGAATTTAAAATGGTGGAGGTTGTAACGTAGGATAGATCTAACAGATGGTGTTCCATGGGGAAGAAATTGTACAAAGGCTCATAAGCAAGCAAGGGCTTATCTGGTAATAGTAAGTGTTTTCTTTGGTTTGAATATAGGCAGTATTCAGAAAAACAGCAAGAAAGCCTGAAAAACTAGTTAGGGATAAATTTTGGGAGAACCTTGAAATCAGGCTCAGGTGTTTCTTGAAAGAGTAGTCTATACTCATTGTCACGTATACCTCACCGACCACTGACATCTCAACTCACTGTAATCATGAAACTACTACATGGCATAGACTCCCAAGTAACAATGACTTaaataatgtatacatgtatttatctCACCTAAAAGAAATCTAGAGGGTAGGCAGTCCAAAGCTGGTATGGTAGCACCGTGAAATTGTTAGAAATCCAGgttctttttagtttattgatCCACTATCCTTAGGATTTGACCCTTGTCCTCATGGCCTTTATTCCAGGAGTCTATGTGTCCAGGTAAAACTAAAGatgtttttttaagatgttttattaCTAAGAAAGAAGATAAGAAGGGATATTAGGGTAACAGTTAGCAATCTATTCCACAAATGTCTGTACTGAAATTATCCCCTCCAAGGTCACCAGTGACCAGACCACCACCACCTGATTGTTAAATTCCCTAGatctttttttcaagaattttcttGATCTCTTTGGTAGtattcaccaccacccccattgtgaaacattttttaacttttttttttttttttttttttttttttttagagagagagagcaagtggtgaagagggacagagagagagagaaacaatcttaagcaggctccacagtcagtgcagagcctgatgcagggcttgattcctcgaccctgggatcatgccctgagccaaaatcaagagtcagacactcaaccgactgagccactcagatgcccctataCATTCTTTTCCCCTGGTTTTGTGACACTACTTTCTCCTGCTTTTCTCCATATCTCTTTGGTCACTACTTATTCATCTCTCTTGTGAACTCCTTTTCCTCTGTCTATGCCATAGTTACTGCTGGTCACCAGGGCTCTTCCCTAGGCCCCATCTGTTCTAAAGCTAAACATTCTTCTCAGGTGCTATTTCCCTTTCCATAGAttaaaaaaccatatatatactGGTGACTTCTAGATCTGTAACCTTAGTCCAGACCTCTCTCCTGAGCTTCAGACATGTATATTCAACTGCCCGTGGAATATTTCTTCTTGAATGTCCCACAGGTGTCTCAATATCAATGTTCCCCCATTAGTATTCCCTTGTTAGTATTCCATATCTCAGTGAAATGGGCTACCATTAACACGTTTGATCTCTCATATCAGATCCCCAAGAGTTCCCTTTGATAgttccctcctcctcacccctttccccactcccaaTTATTCATAAAGTCTTGttgctttttacttctttaatatATTCTGAATTCAATAATTTCTCGCTATATCCACAGCTACCACTCTAAGCCAAACCACAATCATAATTTACCTATATGGCTACTCACCCTCTTTCCAGGTAGACGTCTAATCTATACTCCTTATGGATTAGGCAGCTGAAGTGTTCTTTCTAAAACACTAGTCTGTATTGTATCAAACCCTTAAACCATTCAAAAACTTTTCAGTGCTCTCAAAATCAAGACCAAAGTCCTTATCCCTTGTTATGATTTGGAAGCAATGGGAATTTGGATCCTAGAACTGGAAGAAAAGGAGGTTCTGTGCGAAGTATGAAATAAAgccctggggatgggggagagaacCTAGGAAGCAAGAAGTGGTAAACTGCTATAAACTTGGAGAAAGCAAcaattcagagaaagaagaagtcAGGAGAACAGAGGCCCATCTTCAGTGTCTGggaagtgtgtgtgcgtgcgtgcgtgtgtgtgtgcgtgtgtgtgtgtgtgaattttctATAGAAGGTAGGAATTGATATTTTATTAGCTTAGTAAAGGAAAAGGGGACCTCATAAAGCAGAAGACTTATGACCATTTGAATTATTGTTGAATGTAAGAAAGATATTATTAACTAACCACTGTGctgaattttattatgttttctaataACTTTTTAGTTAATGCTCTTGGGTTGTCCAGGTCTGCACTCATATACTCTGtaattaatgataattttatCTAATTCccattatttatatatcttattttgttCTCCTGAATAGACCCGATTACTTATGTGAATTTATTATGTGATAAAACTGCCATTTCAAATCAGCggggaaaaaaagatggattAATTTGCAGATGGTATAAGGATAAGAGActgattttggaaaataattaagctgagtcttttataaaacaaattttggaatactcaaatatgtaaatgtaaatactGAAGCCAAAAAAGTGCTTGAAAAAAACACGCATTTTGTGATAAAAGGGAATTGTGATAAAAGGACACTACATAACTAAATCATTTTGTATAGCAAAGATTATCAtcaataacatgaaaaatatttgttatatatgtgACACATAAACGTATGAGagacattgttggtgggaacattATTCCATGTACCTTTTGAGAGTCAGTTGacaaattttaaatggaagagTTTTTGTAGCATTTGAGTCAGcaaaaaatactgtaaataacaacaaaaaagcccaATACAGACATACAAATACGGGATATTCCTTGTAGTGTTGCTTATAATAGTAAAGGGAGGGGAAGACCATCTAAATATCCATATCCATGTATCCTGAACCTGTGCTGGTTAAATAATTATGGACTATCTATACAAGAAAAGACTATGCAACTGTTAAGAAAAATGTGTACTACAGAAAACTGTTTAGAatatataactggaaaaaaacccGGGTCACAGAACAGGATACCATTTGTGGGGAGAAAACCCAAATAGTTAGtgtatgaatagaaaaaaatgaggagggatgtatatcaaaatgttaacagtggttatttcTGGGAAATGAGATAAGAGTGGCCTTTCATTGGTATGTTACATATTTCTGCATTATTTGAATTTTCACAACACATTACctttgtaataagaaaaaaataaagatataaaaataaataaattcaatgaatGAGTCGCTTTGAGGAGGTGGTTTTGGTTGGAAGGGCTGCAGACCGAGCCTGGTACAGTGGCATAAACACGGGCTTTGGCGTCAGACAGCCCTGAGCGGGGCCCCATTGCCCCACCCCcaaggaaggaggggggtggcagggggcTGCGGaaaggggctgggctgggctggttgCAGCTCTAGTCCAGGAGGCTGAGACTTtgagagggactgagagagggCAGACGCATTTGGGACTTGCTCGAGGACCAGGTAAGGGGCGTTGAGATTTTGGGTTTCCTGGCAGCCAGTAGTTTCAGCCCCCTCGAACCTATAGCCAGGCAGGTGGGCAATCTTTACTGCACCACTGCAGCTGAAGGAGAGATGACCTGGAGCTGGATGTAGGCAAAGAAGACTACTTAGAGTAGTAGGCGGTAGGACTATGGGTTAGAGATTAGTgggggagacgggggggggggggggggggggggggagaagaacgGGGAACCGGACTTGTTGGGTGGCTGACTGGGAGTATGAGGGGGAGGGGAACATTGAGGGAAAGTGTAAATCcagagaagaaaataggaaatgcaGAGAAGGGTTAAGGAATACTAGGGAAGGGGGTGCATAGGTAACGCGGAGGAGGATGTTAGGAATGGGGATAGGGAATTCTGTGGGGTAAACAGGAAATGTGAGGGGTAATAGGGAGCAAGAAGCAAGGCTGAGggaatatgggggtggggggtgataaggaatgaggagcagagaggggggaagggcagactgGCTGCGACGGAGGCCCCCTAGGGAGGCGGAAAGGGGCGGGACCATTTCCGGCCTAGAGCGGGGAGGGCAGTCTAGGAGTTTTGGAGGGCCTTGGAGAGTGGACGCACTCTTCTTTAAGGAGAAGGAGGTGAGCTGCGGGGCCCAGCTCTCGATCCGCTGTCCAGTAGGGGCTCTGTGATCTACAGCCCAACCCTCTGGGATCTGGGGAAAACCTGCTGTAGGGACCGGATCGTACCGGATCCATCCggatgggaagggaggggactGGACCCGGTTTGGCTGGGCCCAAGATGGAATCACTGGCTTCAGTCTGATTTGAGGAGGGGGTGTATTAAGGAAGGGGCGGAACCAAGATGTGCTTTACCCCTGGTCGGAGGGGGCGTGTTGTGAAAAAGGGTGGGACCGGGCGGGCGGTACTGTGGACTTAGGGTGGGtatgagtagggggaggggctgggaccaCCAGATACTGCGATAATTTTAGAGGGAGGCCtgttggggagggggcggggcggagtGGCACGGCGGACCTAAAGAAGGGCGTATGTTGGAAAGGGTTGTGGACAGAGGCCGGCCCATTGCGCATGCGCACTATGGATCTCTAGAAGGGGCGTGTAAAGGGCCAGCTTGGAGACGGGGGCAGATGCCGAGTGCGCATGTGCACGGTGGACATCAAAGAAAGAGCTTGTGCTGGGAAAGCGGGTGGGGCTAAGGTGGGCCCTGCAACGAATGCGCATGCGTACTGTTGGCCTGCGGCTAGTGGGGGGGTGTATTGGGAAAAGGGGCGGGGTCCCCAGCTGCCGCGCTGGCAcatcttcctggaggaggggagggtgcggCTGCAGAGAATTGAGATCTAGACGCTCTGGATTACTGAATCTAAGAACGTagtctttgggggtgggggaggggtttggGATTGGGGCCCTACAGAAAGTGAGGATCCGTTTCCAGGCAGAACTAGAGGGAGGACGTTCTGGAGGCTCCCCTTTTCACCCAAGCCTTCTCTCCTTAGGCTCAGCTCTTGCCAGGCCAACTTGAGACATGTCTGACACAAGCGAGAAAGGTACGGGTCCAACCCGCTTCCAGGTAaggcctccttccttcttctcctttgctTCTTCTCCAACCCCTGTTGCTGCTTCAGTTCCCTTGGCACCACCCCCCCATCCTTGTCCTTTTTTACCCACTTTCTTGTctgggtgcccctccccccactctgtagagggagggagggagggaggaaggaagggaggaaggaaggaaggagggagggagggagggcaggccagCCATTCTTGTGCCATCACTTCCGGCTCAGAGGAAAGAGAGTCCTTGTGGGTTAGGTGGGCAGAGCACATCACAAGTAGGAGTTAGTATAGGTCAGAGAAGTGAGGCCTGGAATTTTGGAGCCACTTGCttacttgggggtggggagaaagtcTGTGAGCTTTCCTGCTTCCTCTTGCAGGCTGAAGCTTCAGAGAAGGACAGTGGCTTGAAGATACAGAGCCTATTGACAGTGACCCAGAACTCGGATGTCTCAGAGACACAGAAGACATCAAAGGCACCAGAGGTCTCAAAGGCCACAGAGGTCTCAAAGACTCCAGAGGTTCGGGAGACAGCTGCCACTCAGGCCTCACCTACCACTAAGCTGACTGATACCCAGGTTCTGGCAGCTGAAAAGAAGAGTCTAGCAGCTGACACCAAGATGCAGAGTGCTGACCCTCAGCCTGTGACACTGCCTGCCACTGAGACCAAAAAGGTCAGCTGTGTGGCTAATACAAAGGTCAATATAAAGGCCCTGGAGCCTGAGGATCCTGCCTCTCAGGCTTTGGCAGATGAACCTAAGCCTGAGGGTGCAGCTGCTCAGGTTCAGGAGAATCAGGATACTAGGCCCAAGGTCAAGGCCAAGAAAGCCAGAAAGGTAAGACCTCTGTAATTACACTCTTCCCTTTTCACTTCTCCCAgttagttcatttgttttgcaaacatttaGAAAGTTTCCTGTGCTCATCAAGGCTGTGGGGGACAATAAGAGGAATGTGATACAATTTCTCTCTGCAGAGAGTTCACAGACTCGTGGAGAAATGAGATAGTACACATAGCTGCAATCTGAATATAAAGCAGTTTATATTTACATAGTAGCTACCATGTGTTAGACCTTGAGCTAGGCACATTCATACGGGTTATCTCATTAAATCCTgaaaataatacagttttatGAGAAGGAAGCTGAGTCCCAGAGAGGTGGAATGACTTTTCCAGGGTGGTAAAAGCAGGAGCAGTGGTGGACATCGGGAGAGGAGAATCCTCAGGCCCCATCCTTATGTTCCTTCTGGCCTGGTGAAGAGATGAAACTCCTGCCTGGAAGTCTGTGAAAAACAAACCCAAGACTCAACATGGCCAATATCTAGTCAGGCTGTTACTACATGGGTGGGATTAGAGGAACCTTCTGGAAAAAATAGGATGAGGGAGAAGGAACATCTACTTTATCTGACAATATTTTGCTCTCTGTATTAATGCAGGTGAAGCCTCTGAATGGTGAAGAGGATGGCAGCAGTGATCAGAGTCAGTCTTCTGGAACCACAGCTGGCCGAAGGGTTTCAAAGGCCCTAATGGCCTCAATGGCCCGCAGGGCTTCAAGGGGCCCCATAGCCTTTTGGGCCCGCAGGGCATCAAGGACTCGGTTGGCTGCTTGGGCCCGGAGAGCTTTGCTCTCCCTGAGATCACCTAAGGCCCGTAGGGGCAAGGCTCGCCGCCGAGCTGCCAAGCTCCAGTCATCCCAGGAGCCTGAGACACCACCACCTCGGGATGTGGCCCTTTTGCAGGGGAGGGTAAGAACCCTGTTCTCTGTACTTTTCCTTATCTACTGCcttgccttctttttctgccttcccctcaAATCTTTTGCAAACATATTTTGatctttctacctttttttcccttgtccaGGCAAACGATTTGGTAAAGTACCTCTTGGTTAAAGACCAGACAAAGATTCCCATCAAACGCTCAGGTAGCGTCCTGCTAACCCTCCATTCCCTAAACTGTGCTCTCCTTTGCCCACTTTCCCATGTGCTGAGGACATTCCTTGCCCTTATGCTCCTACCTATGTACTCCCAAAGTTCTAATT
The DNA window shown above is from Lynx canadensis isolate LIC74 chromosome X, mLynCan4.pri.v2, whole genome shotgun sequence and carries:
- the LOC115507258 gene encoding melanoma-associated antigen D2 isoform X2, yielding MSDTSEKGTGPTRFQAEASEKDSGLKIQSLLTVTQNSDVSETQKTSKAPEVSKATEVSKTPEVRETAATQASPTTKLTDTQVLAAEKKSLAADTKMQSADPQPVTLPATETKKVSCVANTKVNIKALEPEDPASQALADEPKPEGAAAQVQENQDTRPKVKAKKARKVKPLNGEEDGSSDQSQSSGTTAGRRVSKALMASMARRASRGPIAFWARRASRTRLAAWARRALLSLRSPKARRGKARRRAAKLQSSQEPETPPPRDVALLQGRANDLVKYLLVKDQTKIPIKRSDMLKDIIKEYTDVYPEIIERAGYSLEKVFGIQLKEIDKNDHLYILLSTLEPTDAGILGTTKDSPKLGLLMVLLSIIFMNGNRSSEAVIWEVLRKLGLRPGIHHSLFGDVKKLITDEFVKQKYLDYARVPNSNPPEYEFFWGLRSYYETSKMKVLKFACKVQKKDPKEWAAQYREAMEADMKAAAEAAAEAKIFLIPAVFLFEPGCILRNLLNTAL